One Sphaerisporangium krabiense DNA segment encodes these proteins:
- a CDS encoding thiopeptide-type bacteriocin biosynthesis protein, whose product MSARQDWWYVRAYPGDATLMDRAAETLLPWLRDLAAREGADRWFFVRYWDLTGHHLRLRLRLGADAADRLHGRLDDVVGLLRGLPAAGEARRLVTGAAPMGTGGARHATTCLYAPELAKYGGTRGVGLAEELFTASSAWIAGNSLIGFDQPGARARLAVTFMRGLIEAALPAAGHQEFWAAHRRQWGGQLRVLVRTQPELNALLGRVADGVAQAEDVTGRLRHGLDEHVGQVVAALDRAEREDNPVPRPVLLLHYLHMEMNRWGFVPAEECGLGVLAASTG is encoded by the coding sequence ATGAGCGCACGTCAGGACTGGTGGTACGTCCGCGCCTATCCCGGCGACGCGACGCTGATGGACCGGGCGGCCGAGACGCTGCTGCCGTGGCTGCGCGATCTGGCGGCCCGCGAGGGGGCCGACCGGTGGTTCTTCGTCCGCTATTGGGATCTCACCGGCCACCACCTGCGGCTGCGGCTGCGGCTCGGCGCCGATGCCGCCGACCGGCTGCACGGCCGCCTGGACGACGTGGTGGGCCTGCTGCGAGGTCTCCCGGCCGCCGGGGAGGCCCGGCGGCTGGTGACGGGCGCGGCGCCGATGGGGACGGGCGGCGCCAGGCACGCCACGACCTGCCTGTACGCGCCGGAGCTGGCCAAGTACGGCGGCACGCGCGGGGTCGGCCTGGCCGAGGAGCTGTTCACCGCGTCCAGCGCGTGGATCGCCGGTAACTCCCTCATCGGCTTCGACCAGCCGGGCGCGCGGGCGCGGCTGGCGGTGACGTTCATGCGAGGGCTGATCGAGGCCGCGCTGCCCGCGGCCGGGCACCAGGAGTTCTGGGCGGCGCACCGCCGCCAGTGGGGCGGTCAGCTGCGCGTGCTGGTGCGCACCCAGCCGGAGCTGAACGCCTTGCTGGGCCGGGTGGCCGACGGCGTCGCGCAGGCCGAGGACGTCACCGGCCGGCTGCGGCACGGCCTGGACGAGCACGTCGGGCAGGTGGTGGCGGCGCTCGACCGGGCCGAGAGGGAGGACAACCCGGTGCCCCGGCCGGTGCTGCTCCTGCACTACCTGCACATGGAGATGAACCGCTGGGGGTTCGTCCCCGCCGAGGAGTGCGGCCTCGGCGTCCTCGCCGCCTCCACTGGCTGA
- a CDS encoding ABC transporter ATP-binding protein, with amino-acid sequence MLFEQVVKRYERDGATFNAVDHIDLSVHAGEIFGLLGPNGAGKTTGIEMIAGLRVPTSGVVRVLGLDPVAHRDELRQVLAVQPQHAALFDQQTVTELLRLWASFYPKADRPEQVIARLGLTESANVRAAELSGGQRQRLLVATALISRPRLLVLDEPSTGLDPSARQELWGAVRSHRAGGGTVLLSTHLMEEAAGLCDRVAILHKGRVVACGTPGDLVREHAPERQLIFDVDPDADLTPLRAHAGVTHLVEDRVNGRLRVTLSTTDADALLGVVSGPLGGRRIQVKDAGLEGVFLRLTGSAFAPADEALQEA; translated from the coding sequence GTGTTATTCGAGCAAGTCGTCAAGCGTTACGAACGCGACGGCGCGACCTTCAACGCCGTCGACCACATCGACCTGAGCGTCCACGCCGGCGAGATCTTCGGCCTGCTCGGCCCCAACGGAGCCGGGAAGACCACCGGCATCGAGATGATCGCGGGGCTGCGGGTCCCCACCTCGGGCGTCGTCAGAGTGCTCGGGCTCGACCCGGTCGCCCACCGCGACGAGCTCCGCCAGGTCCTGGCCGTCCAACCCCAGCACGCCGCCCTGTTCGACCAGCAGACCGTCACCGAGTTGCTGCGGCTGTGGGCCTCGTTCTACCCCAAGGCCGACCGGCCCGAGCAGGTGATCGCCCGGCTGGGCCTGACCGAGTCGGCGAACGTGCGCGCCGCCGAACTCTCCGGCGGCCAGCGGCAGCGGCTCCTGGTGGCCACCGCGCTGATCTCCCGGCCCCGGCTGCTGGTCCTGGACGAACCCTCCACCGGCCTGGACCCGAGCGCCCGCCAGGAGCTGTGGGGCGCCGTCCGGTCCCACCGGGCCGGCGGCGGCACCGTGCTGCTGTCCACCCACCTGATGGAGGAGGCGGCCGGCCTGTGCGACCGGGTGGCGATCCTGCACAAGGGCCGGGTCGTGGCCTGTGGCACGCCAGGTGACCTGGTGCGGGAGCATGCCCCCGAGCGACAGTTGATCTTCGACGTGGACCCGGACGCCGACCTGACGCCGCTGCGCGCGCACGCGGGGGTGACCCATCTCGTGGAGGACCGCGTCAACGGCCGGCTGCGGGTCACGTTGTCCACCACCGACGCCGACGCGCTGCTCGGCGTGGTGTCCGGCCCCCTCGGCGGACGCCGGATCCAGGTGAAGGACGCCGGGCTGGAGGGCGTGTTCCTCCGCCTCACCGGTTCGGCGTTCGCGCCCGCCGACGAAGCCCTCCAGGAGGCGTGA
- a CDS encoding ABC transporter permease, translating to MSVVTRELIGLHRRELMRDKRYFWFALFFPFGMMAIFLAIGRLMPRTEGAPNFLQLLTPMALFLAVTSTSLIVTSGSLANMRAKGALRLLGTTPVGRGRLLATHMVVRIGMLLVQAAALLAIATVAADLDPGRVPVLFGVTLLGMVMFGGIGYLIGGRMNSPDAATNVGNVVQLAALFLSGLAFPLSLMPDAVASVLRMLPTTFFADLLLGQMPGASPYHPSWLSIVVVVGTGLLAAAVAIGTFKWDQGEGRRA from the coding sequence ATGTCCGTCGTGACGCGTGAACTGATCGGATTGCACCGCCGCGAGCTGATGCGCGACAAGCGCTACTTCTGGTTCGCCCTGTTCTTTCCGTTCGGCATGATGGCCATCTTCCTGGCGATCGGCAGGCTCATGCCCAGAACGGAGGGCGCCCCGAACTTCCTCCAGCTCCTCACCCCGATGGCGCTGTTCCTGGCGGTCACCTCCACCTCGCTCATCGTCACCTCAGGGTCGCTGGCGAACATGCGCGCCAAGGGCGCGCTGCGGTTGCTGGGCACCACCCCGGTCGGCCGCGGACGCCTGCTGGCCACCCACATGGTGGTGCGGATCGGCATGCTCCTCGTCCAGGCCGCGGCCCTGCTGGCGATCGCCACCGTGGCCGCCGACCTGGACCCGGGGCGCGTCCCGGTCCTGTTCGGCGTCACCTTGCTGGGAATGGTCATGTTCGGCGGGATCGGCTACCTGATCGGCGGCCGGATGAACTCGCCGGACGCGGCGACGAACGTCGGCAACGTGGTCCAGCTGGCCGCCCTGTTCCTGTCCGGCCTGGCCTTCCCGCTCTCGTTGATGCCCGACGCCGTGGCGAGCGTGTTGCGCATGCTGCCGACGACGTTCTTCGCCGACCTTCTGCTCGGCCAGATGCCCGGCGCGTCCCCTTATCATCCATCGTGGCTGTCGATCGTCGTGGTCGTCGGGACCGGCCTGCTCGCCGCCGCGGTCGCGATCGGCACCTTCAAATGGGACCAGGGGGAGGGACGCCGCGCATGA
- a CDS encoding winged helix-turn-helix domain-containing protein: MMIHPRKDLDPVIHAPVRFSIMAALAAVDEVDFKTLAEAIEVSDSVLSKQLSVLTDAGYVKPRKMFVGKFPRTYAALTGAGRTAWTQHLTALREIAGDL, encoded by the coding sequence ATGATGATCCACCCCCGCAAGGACCTCGACCCGGTCATCCACGCGCCGGTGCGGTTCTCCATCATGGCGGCGCTGGCGGCGGTGGACGAGGTGGACTTCAAGACCCTCGCCGAGGCGATCGAGGTGTCGGACTCGGTGCTGTCCAAGCAGCTGTCGGTGCTGACCGACGCCGGGTACGTCAAGCCGCGCAAGATGTTCGTCGGCAAGTTCCCCCGCACCTACGCCGCGCTCACCGGCGCGGGCCGCACGGCCTGGACCCAGCACCTGACGGCCCTGCGGGAGATCGCGGGAGACCTCTGA
- a CDS encoding helix-turn-helix domain-containing protein codes for MSLDDKLQDLADRLGVALVVLDRDLKPVAYSIHDNATRRGRLAQLLAESASPLTDALVKEHNLWAATRPVRLGDDGENGARVVLPLRHERQLVGYVYHVEDREPTADDLSALESAATEIGVLMALRISDLRHRTEHSKLLLSALLGDSPAGRRQAAETLVSEGLIEDVEHYSVLVCQAPDTLPRSLTRLAVEATLEFTARATTVKIAGAVLGLDGVVLFPRPVNRERLDRALFGPRLQDIVAGVGSVKPTLAGAVDSYREARLACRASRLDPQRYGKRVFWADLGLDRLLLQLPLERLTREDFPVAVQRLLASPHGVELAGTLEAYLECGGEIQGTARRLSVHRSTLYYRLDRIREIVGYDITDSALRLDLHAGLRIARLAGHWPKD; via the coding sequence ATGAGCCTCGATGACAAGCTCCAGGATCTGGCCGACCGCCTGGGCGTCGCGCTGGTGGTGCTCGACCGCGACCTGAAGCCGGTGGCGTACAGCATCCATGACAACGCCACACGCCGGGGGCGCCTCGCCCAGCTGCTCGCGGAGTCGGCGAGCCCCCTGACGGACGCCCTGGTGAAGGAGCACAACCTGTGGGCCGCCACGCGTCCGGTGCGGCTCGGGGACGACGGGGAGAACGGGGCGCGCGTGGTTCTGCCGCTCCGGCATGAAAGGCAGTTGGTGGGCTATGTCTACCACGTCGAAGATCGGGAGCCGACGGCGGACGATCTGAGTGCGCTCGAATCCGCGGCCACCGAGATCGGAGTATTGATGGCGCTGCGGATCTCCGACCTCAGGCACCGTACGGAGCATTCCAAGCTGCTCCTCTCCGCGCTTCTCGGGGATTCGCCGGCGGGGCGGCGGCAGGCCGCGGAAACCCTGGTGAGCGAAGGGCTCATCGAGGACGTCGAACACTATTCCGTGCTCGTCTGCCAGGCTCCGGACACGCTTCCGAGATCGCTCACCCGGCTGGCCGTGGAAGCGACTCTCGAATTCACCGCGCGGGCCACGACCGTGAAAATCGCCGGAGCCGTGCTCGGGCTCGACGGGGTCGTTCTCTTTCCGCGTCCGGTCAATCGGGAGAGGCTCGATCGGGCGCTCTTCGGGCCTCGGCTGCAGGACATCGTCGCCGGGGTGGGCAGCGTGAAGCCGACGCTGGCGGGGGCCGTCGACTCCTATCGGGAGGCACGGCTCGCCTGCCGGGCCTCCCGGCTCGACCCACAGCGGTACGGGAAACGGGTCTTCTGGGCGGATCTCGGGCTCGACCGGCTGCTGCTGCAGCTACCGCTGGAACGGCTGACCCGGGAGGACTTTCCGGTCGCGGTGCAGCGGCTCCTGGCGTCGCCGCACGGGGTCGAGCTGGCGGGGACGCTGGAGGCGTACCTGGAGTGCGGCGGCGAGATCCAGGGCACGGCCCGGCGGCTGAGCGTCCACCGCAGCACGCTCTATTACCGGCTGGACCGCATCAGGGAGATCGTCGGCTACGACATCACCGACAGCGCGCTCCGCCTGGACCTGCACGCGGGCCTGCGCATCGCCCGCCTCGCGGGCCACTGGCCCAAGGACTAG
- a CDS encoding alpha/beta fold hydrolase: protein MAETTERTVTTNGYSTFFLDSGDEAKEAVILLHGGGPGANAASNWRGFVPALSDEYRVLAPDLVGYGRTDHPEDMPSSLIGWLRMRVDQVLALMDAHGIEQAHLVGNSMGGALAMHLVMAAPERVRKVSLMGSAGGHSQPTPEVMRMVSFYKDPSLSALENLTKWFVHDENELGASIAAIAEERHKEIMRPEIRRSYECFFSSSPAEAAVPPSALRRMAHPFLLVHGREDRFVTPDSSVYLQRHLPNAELHIFPRCGHWVQIERADAYAVLLRNFLKAAN from the coding sequence GTGGCCGAGACCACTGAGCGGACCGTTACCACCAACGGCTATTCCACTTTCTTTCTGGACTCCGGTGACGAGGCTAAGGAAGCGGTGATATTGCTGCACGGCGGCGGCCCCGGCGCCAACGCCGCGTCGAACTGGCGCGGGTTCGTCCCGGCCCTGTCGGACGAATACCGGGTTCTCGCCCCGGACCTCGTCGGCTACGGCCGTACCGACCACCCCGAGGATATGCCAAGCAGCCTCATCGGCTGGCTGCGCATGCGCGTGGACCAGGTGCTGGCCCTCATGGACGCCCACGGCATCGAGCAGGCCCACCTGGTCGGCAACTCGATGGGCGGCGCCCTCGCGATGCACCTGGTCATGGCGGCCCCGGAGCGCGTCCGCAAGGTCTCTCTCATGGGCAGCGCGGGCGGTCACTCGCAGCCGACGCCCGAGGTCATGCGGATGGTCTCGTTCTACAAGGATCCCTCGCTCAGCGCCCTGGAGAACCTGACGAAATGGTTCGTCCACGACGAGAACGAGCTCGGGGCGTCGATCGCGGCCATCGCCGAGGAGCGGCACAAGGAGATCATGCGGCCGGAGATCCGCCGCTCGTACGAGTGCTTCTTCTCCTCCTCCCCTGCCGAGGCCGCGGTGCCGCCGTCGGCGCTGCGCCGGATGGCGCACCCGTTCCTCCTCGTGCACGGTCGCGAGGACCGGTTCGTGACGCCCGACTCCAGCGTGTACCTCCAGCGGCATCTGCCCAACGCGGAACTGCACATCTTCCCGCGCTGCGGCCACTGGGTGCAGATCGAGCGGGCCGACGCCTACGCGGTCCTCCTCCGGAACTTCCTCAAGGCAGCGAACTGA
- a CDS encoding VOC family protein, with amino-acid sequence MDIKQLGYLGLSAREPDAFTTYATDILGMQRVAGEDNATHFRIDDRHHRITVEASDRDGGAYYGWELADADALRAAMDELSDHGVIARPASQRELEIRRVAGMVHFLDPAGNRVELFHGATTGEGEFTSARDLDRFITGELGLGHVVLASPDVAAQQRFYTDVLGFKISDTMRTPFQATFLHTNPRHHSIAFVDGPFFGIDQPFLHHFMLEVPDMDEVGRTYDLVLDRDVPVTMTLGRHSNDQMFSFYAESPVGVHTEFGSGGVLIDDATWEVTEIPGPDLWGHRH; translated from the coding sequence ATGGACATCAAGCAGCTCGGATACCTCGGCCTGTCCGCACGCGAGCCGGACGCGTTCACCACCTACGCCACCGACATCCTCGGCATGCAGCGGGTCGCGGGTGAGGACAACGCCACCCACTTCCGCATCGACGACCGCCACCACCGCATCACCGTCGAGGCGTCCGACCGTGACGGCGGCGCGTACTACGGCTGGGAGCTCGCCGACGCCGACGCGCTCCGCGCCGCGATGGACGAGCTCAGCGACCACGGTGTCATCGCCCGGCCGGCGTCGCAGCGCGAACTGGAGATCCGCCGCGTCGCCGGAATGGTCCACTTCCTCGACCCGGCCGGCAACCGCGTCGAGCTCTTCCACGGCGCCACGACCGGTGAGGGCGAGTTCACCTCGGCCCGCGACCTCGACCGCTTCATCACCGGTGAGCTCGGCCTCGGCCACGTGGTCCTCGCCAGCCCGGACGTGGCCGCCCAGCAGCGGTTCTACACGGACGTGCTCGGCTTCAAGATCAGCGACACCATGCGCACGCCGTTCCAGGCCACGTTCCTGCACACCAACCCGCGCCACCACAGCATCGCGTTCGTGGACGGCCCGTTCTTCGGCATCGACCAGCCGTTCCTGCACCACTTCATGCTGGAGGTCCCCGACATGGACGAGGTCGGGCGCACCTACGACCTGGTCCTGGACCGCGACGTCCCCGTCACGATGACGCTCGGCCGGCACAGCAACGACCAGATGTTCTCCTTCTACGCCGAGTCTCCCGTCGGCGTGCACACGGAGTTCGGCAGCGGCGGAGTCCTCATCGACGACGCGACTTGGGAGGTCACCGAAATCCCCGGCCCGGACCTCTGGGGCCACCGTCACTAG
- a CDS encoding FAD-dependent oxidoreductase, whose protein sequence is METEVLIVGAGPAGAAASALLSTYGIANVVINKYPSVSNTPRAHITNQRGVEVFRDLGLEGEVVKNATPQHLMGEHVYGTSLAGRELGRLRTWYTHPHFKAEHDLASPSAVCDLPQHILEPILLNAAAARGSSVRFNTELLTFTQDDDGVTAVVKDRLTGGRHEIRAKYLIGADGGNSTVVEQLGLPLVGKMGLGGSINVVFEADLSRFAEHRPGDMYWFIQPGVGHDGNGIGVLRMVRPWTRWIGVWGYDVAAGEPSLTEADGVRIAHQLIGDDTVPVKVESISTWAVNDVYATDNMKGRVFCVGDAVHRHSPMNGLGSNTSMQDSYNLCWKLMMVLRGQAAPSLLDSYREERLPVAKQIVQRAKKSDGLMPHLFMALQLPPASDAQALRDALDALDAPTPEATERRRAFDAALHATIMCFNTHGVETNQHYTSGAIVSDGTPDQAAPRDEEIYYFATSRPGRHLPHVWVTRDQHRVSTFDLCGRGRFTLLTGINGAAWRDAAELVSKRFGVPLRVHSIGRGCDYEDSYGDYQTMSEVGEDGVLLIRPDHMVAWRAASATEDPEATLAEVMAEILGR, encoded by the coding sequence ATGGAGACCGAAGTCCTGATCGTCGGCGCCGGTCCGGCCGGAGCCGCGGCGTCCGCGTTGCTGTCGACCTACGGCATCGCGAACGTGGTGATCAACAAGTACCCGAGCGTGTCGAACACGCCGCGCGCGCACATCACCAACCAGCGGGGCGTCGAGGTGTTCCGCGACCTCGGCCTCGAGGGGGAGGTGGTCAAGAACGCCACCCCCCAGCACCTCATGGGCGAGCACGTGTACGGCACCAGCCTCGCGGGACGCGAGCTCGGCCGGCTGCGCACCTGGTACACCCACCCGCACTTCAAGGCCGAGCACGACCTGGCCAGCCCGTCCGCGGTCTGCGACCTGCCGCAGCACATCCTCGAGCCGATCCTGCTCAACGCGGCCGCCGCCCGCGGCTCGTCCGTGCGCTTCAACACCGAGCTGCTCACGTTCACGCAGGACGACGACGGCGTGACCGCCGTGGTCAAGGACCGGCTGACCGGGGGCCGGCACGAGATCCGCGCCAAGTACCTGATCGGCGCGGACGGCGGCAACTCGACCGTCGTCGAGCAGCTCGGCCTGCCGCTGGTCGGCAAGATGGGCCTCGGCGGCTCGATCAACGTCGTCTTCGAGGCGGACCTGTCGCGTTTCGCCGAGCATCGTCCGGGCGACATGTACTGGTTCATCCAGCCGGGCGTCGGCCACGACGGCAACGGCATCGGCGTGCTCCGCATGGTCCGCCCGTGGACGCGCTGGATCGGCGTCTGGGGATACGACGTCGCCGCCGGGGAGCCCTCGCTCACCGAGGCGGACGGCGTCCGCATCGCCCACCAGCTGATCGGCGACGACACGGTGCCCGTGAAGGTCGAGTCGATCTCCACCTGGGCCGTCAACGACGTGTACGCGACCGACAACATGAAGGGCCGCGTCTTCTGCGTCGGCGACGCGGTTCACCGGCACTCACCGATGAACGGCCTCGGCTCGAACACGTCCATGCAGGACAGCTACAACCTGTGCTGGAAGCTCATGATGGTGCTGCGCGGGCAGGCGGCGCCTTCGCTGCTCGACAGCTACCGCGAGGAGCGGCTGCCGGTCGCCAAGCAGATCGTGCAGCGGGCCAAGAAGAGCGACGGGCTCATGCCGCACCTGTTCATGGCGCTCCAGTTGCCGCCCGCGTCCGACGCGCAGGCGCTGCGCGACGCGCTCGACGCGCTCGACGCGCCCACCCCCGAGGCCACCGAGCGCCGCCGGGCCTTCGACGCCGCGCTGCACGCGACGATCATGTGTTTCAACACGCACGGCGTCGAGACGAACCAGCACTACACCTCCGGCGCGATCGTCTCCGACGGCACGCCGGACCAGGCGGCGCCGCGCGACGAGGAGATCTACTACTTCGCGACCAGCCGCCCCGGCCGCCACCTGCCACATGTCTGGGTGACCCGCGACCAGCACCGCGTCTCGACGTTCGACCTGTGCGGACGCGGCCGGTTCACGCTGCTCACCGGCATCAACGGGGCGGCCTGGCGCGACGCGGCCGAGCTGGTCTCCAAGCGCTTCGGCGTCCCGCTGCGGGTGCACTCCATCGGCCGCGGCTGCGACTACGAGGACAGCTACGGCGACTACCAGACGATGTCCGAGGTCGGCGAGGACGGCGTCCTGCTGATCCGCCCTGACCACATGGTCGCCTGGCGGGCGGCCTCGGCGACCGAGGACCCCGAGGCGACCCTGGCCGAGGTCATGGCCGAGATTCTGGGCAGGTGA
- a CDS encoding FAD-dependent monooxygenase, producing MRIAVVGGGPGGLFFATLMKQASPAAEVTVFERNRADDTFGFGVVFSDRTLEAIHEADPVLRRALTDHGRHWDEIEVRLKGERVRCGGNGMAAVVRRTLLLLLTERAREVGATLRFSTEARLSDLAEYDLVVAADGAASKIREEIGADLGADVETATARFIWFGTDHLFDGLTFIHERGPDGVFAVHGYPISDAMSTFIVEADEATWRRAGLDEFDTSQPPGPSDLRSKEYLENLFAGQIEGGRLLTNNSRWAAFRTRRTRQWHTMAPRPVVFLGDAVHTAHFSVGSGTKMAMEDAIALARALTTHTDLAMALSAYEKAAQPSVRRIQDSARPSLSWWEHFGAYHDAFEPWQFAYHFLSRSISDGRLARRAPEYVDSVHRAWRAAHGADPLDTPLLTAAWTTPARLVRIRSGADGRPAAIDGTPGLPLSADPVPGVWGALLTAPDSEADLPPLLARLGELTKPAGPTGPDAPVLVAVHGGTPLTRTLLCERARLGAGLPALAIEPDADLDRAVTAVLSGRADLVGVPA from the coding sequence ATGCGAATCGCGGTGGTGGGCGGGGGCCCCGGCGGGCTGTTCTTCGCCACTCTCATGAAACAGGCGAGCCCGGCCGCCGAGGTGACGGTCTTCGAGCGCAACCGCGCCGACGACACGTTCGGCTTCGGGGTGGTCTTCTCCGACCGCACGTTGGAGGCCATCCACGAGGCCGACCCCGTCCTCCGCCGCGCCCTGACCGACCACGGCCGGCACTGGGACGAGATCGAGGTCCGGCTGAAGGGGGAGCGCGTCCGGTGCGGCGGGAACGGCATGGCCGCCGTGGTCCGCCGCACCCTGCTCCTGCTGCTCACGGAGCGCGCCCGCGAGGTGGGGGCGACGCTGCGCTTCTCGACCGAGGCGCGGCTGTCCGACCTGGCGGAGTACGACCTGGTCGTGGCGGCGGACGGAGCCGCGTCCAAGATCCGGGAAGAGATCGGGGCCGACCTGGGCGCGGACGTCGAGACGGCCACGGCCAGATTCATCTGGTTCGGTACGGACCACCTGTTCGACGGCCTGACGTTCATTCACGAACGCGGCCCGGACGGCGTCTTCGCGGTCCACGGCTACCCCATCTCGGATGCCATGTCGACGTTCATCGTCGAAGCCGATGAGGCGACGTGGCGGCGCGCCGGACTGGACGAGTTCGACACCTCGCAGCCGCCGGGCCCGAGCGACCTTCGCTCGAAGGAGTACCTGGAGAATCTGTTCGCCGGCCAGATCGAGGGCGGGCGGCTCCTCACCAACAACTCCCGGTGGGCGGCCTTCCGGACCCGGCGGACGCGGCAGTGGCACACGATGGCCCCGCGTCCGGTGGTCTTCCTGGGGGACGCCGTCCACACCGCGCACTTCTCCGTGGGCTCCGGGACGAAAATGGCCATGGAGGACGCGATCGCGCTGGCCCGGGCGTTGACCACGCACACGGATCTGGCGATGGCGTTGAGCGCGTACGAGAAGGCGGCCCAGCCCTCGGTCCGCCGCATCCAGGACTCCGCCCGCCCGAGCCTCTCCTGGTGGGAGCACTTCGGCGCCTACCACGACGCCTTCGAACCGTGGCAGTTCGCGTACCACTTCCTGTCCCGGAGCATCTCCGACGGGCGGCTGGCCCGCCGCGCCCCCGAGTACGTGGACTCGGTCCACCGGGCGTGGCGCGCCGCGCACGGCGCCGACCCGCTGGACACTCCGCTCCTGACCGCCGCGTGGACCACCCCGGCCCGCCTGGTCCGCATCCGGTCCGGCGCCGACGGCCGCCCGGCCGCGATCGACGGCACGCCCGGTCTGCCGCTGTCGGCGGATCCGGTGCCCGGCGTCTGGGGCGCCCTGCTGACCGCGCCGGACAGCGAGGCGGACCTGCCCCCGCTTCTCGCCCGGCTGGGCGAGCTCACCAAGCCGGCCGGACCGACGGGGCCGGACGCTCCCGTGCTGGTCGCCGTCCACGGTGGCACCCCGCTGACCCGCACCCTCCTCTGTGAGCGCGCACGGCTGGGCGCCGGCCTGCCCGCCCTGGCGATCGAACCCGACGCCGACCTCGATCGCGCCGTCACCGCCGTCCTCTCCGGCCGCGCCGACCTCGTAGGAGTGCCCGCATGA